Proteins encoded within one genomic window of Fibrobacter sp. UWB16:
- a CDS encoding PD-(D/E)XK nuclease family transposase, whose amino-acid sequence MTENTTSEKNAYYIVTNAQGEQFLLPYYSETFRVLMDDKDTIRDMLNCLLGFDSDHEIVDLDYEFEKPIDVFMPEDDSARLDVWVTTKDNRYFNIEMQNRNHPFFLDRLQLYNSYQTLRGKYEYNRSAYFKAMDEKQRKVHFYELPEMISIWLCNFSILKSDDIFKDTWAVYSEDEVRHSDATHKALPVFSKNRYIVVDLPSFKRIRKNISSREDYWLKLLSQGPLEVPESKDPIFRDALNRLRVSRIKPELLKALEEHMFDKHADEAIEAEIWLKAEAKGEARGRERERLENKNDTVTVLRDMGLSEEKIAEAKARLEALQQSRLSR is encoded by the coding sequence ATGACCGAAAACACGACTTCAGAAAAGAACGCCTACTATATCGTCACAAATGCGCAGGGCGAACAGTTCCTGCTTCCGTATTACAGCGAAACGTTCCGTGTGCTGATGGATGACAAGGATACCATCCGCGACATGCTGAATTGTTTGCTTGGGTTCGACAGCGACCATGAAATCGTCGATCTTGATTATGAGTTCGAAAAGCCCATTGACGTTTTCATGCCGGAAGACGACTCCGCGCGCCTTGATGTGTGGGTAACCACCAAGGACAATCGCTATTTCAACATAGAGATGCAGAATAGAAATCATCCGTTCTTTCTTGACCGCCTGCAACTCTACAATTCCTACCAGACATTGCGAGGCAAGTACGAATACAACCGCTCGGCGTATTTTAAGGCGATGGACGAAAAACAGCGCAAGGTTCATTTCTATGAACTACCTGAAATGATTTCCATTTGGCTTTGTAATTTCTCGATTCTCAAGTCAGATGATATTTTCAAGGACACCTGGGCGGTCTATAGCGAGGATGAAGTTCGCCATAGCGATGCGACGCATAAGGCTCTTCCCGTTTTCAGTAAAAATAGGTATATTGTAGTTGACTTGCCGAGCTTTAAGAGGATACGCAAGAACATCAGTTCACGCGAGGACTACTGGCTGAAACTCTTGTCGCAAGGTCCGCTTGAAGTTCCCGAATCGAAGGACCCGATCTTTAGGGACGCCCTCAACCGTTTGCGCGTAAGTCGCATAAAACCTGAACTGCTAAAAGCCCTGGAGGAACACATGTTCGATAAACACGCTGATGAAGCTATCGAAGCCGAGATTTGGCTCAAAGCAGAAGCCAAGGGCGAGGCTAGAGGTCGCGAACGGGAACGGTTAGAAAATAAAAACGACACTGTGACTGTTTTGCGTGATATGGGTCTTTCCGAAGAAAAAATTGCCGAGGCGAAGGCTCGGTTGGAGGCTCTTCAGCAGAGCCGCCTTTCCAGGTAA
- a CDS encoding DNA repair helicase XPB: MNPNGAIIVQSNLEIMVEVDNPNYTTARDAIAPFTELVKSPEHLHTYKISHLSLWNAAATGLRAPEVLERLESQSRYPIPPTVVTEIEDYMARYGLLRLKKEDGRLTMESDDKLMFLEICKLKDVEPFIIEHIDDTHVVVDPERRGHLKMVLTNAGFPVEDLAGYTVGDPLPIQLRETTVSGKPFKLRDYQKDAAQVFYASGSEKGGSGVIVLPCGSGKTVIGLATMALVQTKTLILTPNISSSRQWIREICDKTNLTLDQVKEYSGEVKEIGPVTVATYQILTQRKRAKKGDENKEGKEPEMTEEEVKKELANFPLFSQEKWGLMIYDEVHLLPAPVFRLSTEMQATRRLGLTATLVREDHKETEVFSLIGPKKFDIPWRILEAQGWIATADCNEIRIPMDPELKMKYALAPVRDKITLASTNPEKTDIVERLLKYFSKPDDRVLIIGQYIDQLEALSEDLQIPLITGKTPNKEREKLYGAFRSGAQKNLMVSKVGNFAIDLPDANVLIQISGTFGSRQEEAQRLGRVLRPKSDGGAAHFYSIVTQDSKEQEFAMNRQLFLTEQGYAYKIIKRGDWDILMRTPEELAARS; this comes from the coding sequence ATGAATCCGAATGGCGCAATCATTGTACAAAGTAACCTCGAAATTATGGTCGAGGTCGATAATCCTAATTACACTACCGCACGTGATGCAATCGCTCCTTTTACAGAGCTTGTCAAAAGCCCAGAGCACCTGCACACTTACAAGATTTCTCATTTGAGCTTGTGGAACGCTGCCGCAACAGGCCTCCGCGCTCCTGAAGTTCTCGAAAGACTCGAAAGCCAGAGCCGCTACCCCATTCCGCCGACGGTCGTCACGGAAATCGAAGACTACATGGCTCGTTACGGCTTGCTTCGTCTCAAAAAAGAAGACGGACGCTTGACGATGGAATCTGATGATAAATTAATGTTCCTTGAAATTTGCAAGCTCAAGGACGTTGAACCTTTTATTATCGAGCACATTGACGACACGCACGTCGTTGTTGACCCGGAACGCCGTGGTCACTTGAAGATGGTCCTTACCAACGCAGGTTTCCCGGTCGAAGACTTGGCCGGTTACACCGTTGGCGACCCGCTCCCCATCCAGCTCCGCGAAACAACCGTTTCAGGCAAGCCGTTCAAGCTCCGCGATTACCAGAAGGATGCCGCACAGGTGTTCTACGCCAGTGGTAGCGAAAAGGGCGGTTCCGGTGTGATCGTTCTCCCCTGCGGTTCCGGTAAGACTGTGATTGGCCTTGCCACAATGGCTTTGGTACAAACTAAAACTTTGATTTTGACTCCGAACATTTCGTCTTCGCGCCAGTGGATCCGCGAAATCTGCGACAAGACGAACCTTACGCTTGACCAGGTCAAGGAATACTCCGGCGAAGTGAAAGAAATCGGCCCGGTGACGGTTGCCACCTACCAGATCTTGACGCAACGCAAGCGCGCCAAGAAGGGTGACGAAAACAAGGAAGGCAAGGAACCAGAAATGACCGAAGAAGAGGTCAAGAAGGAACTCGCCAACTTCCCGCTTTTCAGCCAGGAAAAGTGGGGCCTCATGATTTACGACGAAGTGCACTTGCTCCCGGCTCCGGTGTTCCGCTTGAGTACCGAAATGCAGGCCACTCGCCGCCTGGGCCTTACGGCAACGCTCGTCCGTGAAGACCACAAGGAAACCGAAGTGTTCAGCTTGATTGGCCCGAAAAAGTTCGACATTCCGTGGCGCATCTTGGAAGCACAGGGCTGGATTGCCACCGCTGACTGTAACGAAATCCGCATCCCGATGGATCCGGAACTCAAGATGAAGTATGCGCTTGCCCCCGTGCGCGACAAGATTACGCTCGCGAGCACGAACCCCGAAAAGACGGACATCGTCGAACGCTTGCTCAAGTACTTCAGCAAGCCGGATGACCGTGTGCTTATCATCGGCCAGTACATCGACCAGCTCGAAGCGCTCTCCGAAGACTTGCAGATCCCGCTGATTACAGGCAAGACTCCGAACAAGGAACGCGAAAAGCTCTACGGAGCATTCCGTTCGGGCGCGCAGAAGAACCTCATGGTTTCGAAGGTCGGTAACTTCGCTATCGACTTGCCGGACGCCAACGTGCTTATCCAGATTTCCGGTACCTTCGGAAGCCGCCAGGAAGAAGCACAGCGCCTCGGCCGCGTATTGCGCCCGAAGAGCGACGGCGGCGCCGCCCACTTCTACAGCATCGTGACGCAGGATTCCAAGGAACAGGAATTCGCCATGAACCGCCAGCTGTTCCTCACGGAACAGGGCTACGCCTACAAGATCATCAAGCGCGGTGACTGGGACATTCTTATGAGAACTCCTGAAGAACTCGCCGCACGCAGCTAA
- a CDS encoding tetratricopeptide repeat protein: MANESNNNNSELKAFFVQHGTKIAVAFVVIFALIAGIVQYKEARKVAAAEQSELIGVGLTYLYANEKDSALVEFENKIASGKLEGLALAKASLLAANIKYEKKDFDGAALLFQNALDNAGSVALVRSAAMHGLAAVKMEKGDFSAAANFLEKYIAEFGKRTGDKEDRYQKDEPADEVPMVADAMWKLTLVYQQLGASDKAKATAERLLVVYGDNRAFADKARKFLAAL; encoded by the coding sequence ATGGCTAACGAATCTAATAACAATAATTCCGAACTTAAAGCCTTCTTTGTCCAGCACGGTACGAAGATCGCTGTGGCATTCGTCGTTATCTTTGCTCTCATTGCTGGCATTGTCCAGTATAAGGAAGCTCGCAAGGTTGCCGCTGCCGAACAGAGCGAACTCATCGGTGTGGGCCTTACTTATCTCTATGCAAATGAAAAGGATAGCGCTCTTGTTGAATTCGAAAACAAGATTGCTTCTGGCAAGCTCGAAGGCCTTGCTCTTGCCAAGGCTTCTCTCCTCGCTGCTAATATCAAGTACGAAAAAAAGGACTTCGATGGTGCTGCCCTCCTTTTCCAGAACGCTCTTGATAACGCTGGTTCTGTAGCTCTCGTCCGTTCGGCTGCCATGCATGGTCTTGCCGCTGTGAAGATGGAAAAGGGCGACTTCTCCGCTGCTGCAAACTTCCTCGAAAAGTACATTGCAGAATTCGGCAAGCGCACTGGCGACAAGGAAGACCGCTACCAGAAGGACGAACCGGCTGACGAGGTCCCGATGGTTGCAGACGCCATGTGGAAGCTCACTCTTGTATATCAGCAGCTCGGTGCAAGCGACAAGGCTAAGGCTACTGCCGAACGTCTCCTTGTGGTCTACGGCGACAATCGCGCATTCGCTGATAAGGCTCGCAAGTTCCTCGCAGCTCTCTAA
- a CDS encoding rhomboid family intramembrane serine protease yields the protein MPRFMSPMIRRRPDTDKFETESRTVDTSESLAVPSAFQESAPSSTEQSIDFSQTAQPSTEQGSEQLEEQPQIPPDVRISEGGFRQIRDESLVLLSQGITHRIERSEEGPFQIFVEPEKRRAAQFQIRLYHRENPPRDENPPLPLKFTLHPLWVLAVPIACTLLDFSDIAVQMHNAGIADASKILRGEWWRTITAMTLHADSRHLASNLVSGFLALSLLHYRIPLAKLVPFLAVASAVANFFVALTVQTSFRSLGFSGFVFATIGCLAVIEFRLMPRETHGLLRRFAPLCGAASLAVFLGLGENADILGHLYGFIAGLLCGFIPTKKTLRWGAPTVATDIFGVLAYYALFAIGWTLAI from the coding sequence ATGCCCCGCTTTATGTCGCCCATGATTCGCCGCAGACCGGATACAGACAAATTCGAAACAGAGTCACGCACAGTCGATACAAGCGAGTCGCTCGCAGTTCCGTCAGCATTTCAAGAATCCGCGCCATCCTCGACAGAACAAAGCATCGATTTTTCGCAGACCGCGCAGCCTTCAACAGAACAGGGCTCCGAGCAACTCGAAGAACAGCCCCAAATTCCGCCCGACGTCCGCATCAGCGAAGGCGGTTTCAGGCAAATCCGCGACGAGAGTCTCGTGCTTTTGTCTCAAGGCATTACGCACCGCATCGAGCGCTCCGAAGAAGGCCCGTTCCAGATCTTCGTGGAGCCCGAAAAACGCCGTGCAGCGCAATTTCAGATCCGCCTCTACCACCGTGAAAATCCACCGCGCGACGAGAACCCGCCACTTCCGCTCAAGTTCACGCTACACCCGCTGTGGGTGCTTGCCGTTCCCATTGCCTGCACGCTGTTGGACTTTTCCGATATTGCCGTCCAGATGCACAATGCAGGCATTGCCGATGCATCAAAAATCTTGCGCGGAGAATGGTGGCGCACGATTACCGCCATGACACTCCATGCTGACAGCCGCCACCTCGCCAGTAATCTCGTCTCGGGATTCTTGGCGCTAAGCCTTTTGCACTACAGAATTCCACTTGCTAAGCTCGTGCCGTTCCTGGCAGTCGCAAGCGCCGTTGCCAACTTCTTCGTCGCACTCACAGTGCAGACAAGCTTCCGTTCGCTCGGCTTTTCCGGCTTCGTTTTTGCAACCATCGGTTGCCTCGCCGTCATCGAATTCCGTCTCATGCCGCGCGAAACGCACGGCCTGCTCCGCCGATTTGCGCCGCTCTGCGGCGCCGCCTCGCTCGCCGTATTCCTCGGTCTCGGCGAAAACGCCGACATCCTCGGCCACCTGTACGGATTTATCGCAGGCCTGCTTTGCGGATTTATCCCGACAAAAAAGACGCTCCGCTGGGGAGCGCCAACTGTCGCAACCGACATCTTTGGAGTCCTCGCCTACTACGCACTGTTCGCCATAGGCTGGACACTCGCCATTTAA
- a CDS encoding PHP domain-containing protein: protein MSFWPGEKLRYAETHFKFKLPWSLLYKPWPEIIFDAPFQFVPGIEPYLWIVMRDADHFPTTIKSAEIVLKARTQNAQQDALLLQDAQQTQDVPQPDIIICKDLNIEVREQMRFIPLTLGKIPTGTYEAHCKLTVEREGKSQTFERWNLPRLKPVPLRFKVLNETPPIAPGYAAGEMHCHTHYSADHVEYGATPEVLQLAAKAVGLDFVNCTDHAYDFAFTQEDYTKEADSPVPRFQKLCEEIAALPKKDENGNDMPLMLAGEEVSAGNSKGENVHMTVLAPEGYLPGLGDCGRYWLENRPTRSIKQILNMTEAHCFAAHPFQQMGLLEKFVFRRGYWKPEDLQLKNKHSIRGLQFWNGIRDEGFKLGREFWINELGKGNYLLPIGGNDAHGDLNSMTAVDLPLISLKHTRAHTFGNVRTVIKLDDNCIRREPRPTQLGMTEPNSWDLSEAKVQRRETRDESGSTTMCHPQCVILSEDRQVEVEGSSKVSLTLAAINAAFAADNCYITDGPALWWERDDNGITFHARSNKETGGGFRYVRIYGRRIQPNGKLAPEEEVMIGSQVATPDHADIPVATLGFAYVRAECETATGKFALTSAAQLL from the coding sequence ATGAGTTTTTGGCCGGGGGAAAAATTGCGTTATGCAGAAACGCATTTTAAGTTCAAGCTGCCCTGGTCGCTCCTTTACAAGCCGTGGCCCGAAATTATTTTCGATGCGCCATTCCAGTTTGTGCCAGGCATCGAGCCTTACCTCTGGATTGTCATGCGGGACGCAGACCATTTCCCGACAACAATTAAAAGCGCGGAAATCGTTCTAAAAGCGCGGACGCAAAATGCGCAGCAAGATGCGTTGCTATTACAAGATGCGCAGCAAACACAAGACGTGCCACAGCCGGACATCATCATTTGCAAAGATTTGAATATCGAAGTCCGCGAGCAGATGAGATTCATTCCGCTTACGCTTGGGAAAATTCCGACAGGCACATACGAAGCGCATTGCAAACTAACAGTAGAACGCGAAGGCAAATCGCAAACGTTTGAACGTTGGAACTTGCCGAGACTTAAGCCCGTCCCGCTCCGCTTTAAAGTCTTGAACGAGACGCCCCCCATCGCCCCCGGCTACGCCGCGGGCGAAATGCACTGCCACACGCACTACTCCGCAGACCATGTGGAATACGGCGCCACGCCAGAAGTTTTGCAGCTCGCTGCCAAAGCGGTCGGGCTCGACTTTGTGAACTGCACGGACCACGCCTACGACTTTGCATTCACACAAGAGGACTACACCAAGGAAGCAGACTCACCCGTTCCGAGATTCCAAAAATTGTGCGAAGAGATTGCAGCGCTCCCAAAGAAAGATGAAAACGGCAACGACATGCCGCTCATGCTCGCCGGCGAAGAAGTATCTGCAGGGAACAGCAAAGGCGAGAATGTTCACATGACTGTCCTCGCCCCCGAAGGTTACCTCCCGGGGCTCGGCGACTGCGGCCGCTATTGGCTTGAAAACAGACCGACGCGCAGCATCAAGCAAATCCTGAACATGACCGAAGCGCACTGCTTCGCAGCGCACCCGTTCCAGCAAATGGGACTCTTGGAAAAGTTCGTATTCCGTCGCGGTTACTGGAAGCCCGAAGATTTGCAACTGAAAAACAAGCATTCGATTCGCGGGCTGCAATTCTGGAACGGCATCCGCGATGAAGGCTTCAAGCTCGGCCGAGAATTTTGGATAAATGAGTTAGGCAAAGGCAATTATTTGCTCCCCATCGGCGGGAACGATGCCCATGGTGACTTGAACAGCATGACGGCTGTAGACTTGCCGCTCATATCGCTAAAGCACACCCGCGCACATACCTTCGGGAATGTCCGCACTGTTATAAAGTTAGACGACAACTGTATAAGGCGAGAGCCGCGACCAACGCAGTTGGGCATGACCGAGCCGAACAGTTGGGACTTGAGCGAAGCGAAAGTCCAAAGACGAGAGACGAGAGACGAGAGCGGTTCGACAACCATGTGTCATCCCCAATGTGTCATCCTGAGCGAAGACCGTCAGGTCGAAGTCGAAGGATCCAGTAAAGTCTCGCTGACTCTCGCCGCCATTAACGCAGCCTTCGCCGCCGACAACTGCTACATCACAGACGGTCCAGCCCTCTGGTGGGAACGCGACGATAACGGAATCACGTTCCATGCCCGCAGCAACAAAGAAACCGGCGGAGGTTTCCGCTACGTCCGCATTTACGGGCGCCGCATACAGCCAAACGGCAAGCTCGCCCCCGAAGAAGAAGTCATGATTGGAAGCCAAGTCGCTACACCCGACCACGCCGACATCCCCGTTGCAACGCTCGGTTTCGCCTACGTCCGTGCCGAATGCGAAACGGCAACCGGCAAGTTTGCGCTCACGTCTGCGGCACAGTTGCTCTAA
- the bamD gene encoding outer membrane protein assembly factor BamD, translating into MKVRINQRKKMKKVFKSTLFVPLFLYMATMMGCSTASSTKMTHTEWCKTRYEAAEELYKAKKYGRTVEKLEEILSTCAGSGYMEQAQFLLAESQFNLEHWIEARGEYGSFIVNFPGSPFAETAEFRKAVSSFNMEYRIDRDESNTTTAMKDFERYLANHPNTPLRDSVNYYYNLLVDRVAEKEFQTGRLYLRMEKPQAAVIYFKEYLETYPKAKHRQEALFLISDAYTDLDQFDPARQYLAIAQNEADKDEKILKRINKANDKIASAEESYEKRLKKESEKKRLQKEEKKLAE; encoded by the coding sequence ATGAAAGTTAGAATTAACCAAAGAAAAAAAATGAAAAAAGTTTTCAAGAGTACCCTGTTCGTTCCTCTTTTCCTTTATATGGCAACTATGATGGGTTGTTCTACAGCCTCTTCTACAAAAATGACACACACAGAATGGTGCAAGACTCGCTACGAAGCAGCAGAAGAACTCTACAAGGCTAAGAAGTACGGCAGAACAGTCGAAAAACTAGAAGAAATCCTCTCTACCTGTGCAGGGTCAGGCTACATGGAACAGGCCCAGTTCTTGCTCGCCGAAAGCCAATTCAACCTGGAGCACTGGATTGAAGCCCGTGGCGAATACGGAAGCTTCATCGTGAACTTCCCGGGTTCCCCATTTGCAGAAACCGCAGAATTCCGCAAGGCAGTCTCTTCGTTCAACATGGAATACAGAATCGATCGCGACGAATCCAACACGACGACCGCCATGAAGGACTTTGAGCGCTACCTCGCAAACCACCCGAATACGCCGCTCCGCGATTCCGTCAACTACTATTACAACCTCCTCGTAGACCGCGTAGCCGAGAAGGAATTCCAGACAGGCCGTCTTTACTTGCGCATGGAAAAGCCGCAAGCAGCCGTCATTTACTTCAAGGAATACTTGGAGACCTACCCCAAGGCAAAGCACCGCCAGGAAGCTTTGTTCCTCATTTCGGACGCCTATACGGACCTCGACCAGTTTGACCCGGCAAGGCAATACCTCGCCATCGCCCAGAACGAAGCAGACAAGGACGAGAAAATTCTGAAGCGCATCAACAAGGCCAATGACAAAATTGCAAGCGCCGAAGAATCCTACGAAAAGCGCCTCAAGAAGGAATCCGAAAAGAAGCGCCTCCAGAAAGAAGAAAAGAAATTGGCTGAATAG
- a CDS encoding LptF/LptG family permease, protein MILVRYVLKELIGPFLASLFGITFLFVVDFLVKILDNVLSKGLPASTVLEIFALNLAWMLSLSIPMAVLVASLMTFGRMSGDQEITAVKAAGISPLSLMRPVLLVALLLSVLMVVFNNWVLPEANHRSVELMNAVSRKKPHVFIDAGRLITQFPGVQLWVNRIDPVSGTLYGIQIFEMEKKGAPRIVYADSATMDYVDNGATLMLRLRSGETHLVDPDDVDNYFRIRFFSQDLAMQNVDDRLERRSRSYRSDREMPVEMMWEVVTDARNNYDTAAVQAKTRRLPTLLRIRDFVNGDSILPADAKGIPMGDSLQFAQSLRKVRVQETAALRSTERAWGRMEGELKRAAQYMVEIHKKFSTAFACFVFVLIGAPLGIMARKGGIGTGILYSLAFFVIYWICLIGGENLADRLVVSPELAMWISNVIIGVFGIFLTRVMVKDRFSGDSKFFRFFRKIGRIFGKITKRFG, encoded by the coding sequence ATGATTTTAGTCCGCTATGTCTTGAAAGAGCTTATTGGTCCTTTTTTGGCTTCGCTCTTTGGCATTACTTTTTTGTTCGTAGTTGACTTTTTAGTCAAAATCTTGGACAATGTGCTGTCCAAGGGCTTGCCTGCATCTACGGTGCTTGAAATATTTGCTTTAAACCTTGCGTGGATGCTATCTCTGTCCATCCCGATGGCGGTGCTGGTCGCAAGCCTCATGACGTTTGGTCGTATGTCCGGAGACCAGGAAATTACGGCCGTGAAGGCGGCGGGTATTTCGCCGTTGTCGCTGATGCGTCCTGTGTTACTAGTGGCGCTCTTGCTTTCTGTGTTGATGGTCGTGTTCAATAACTGGGTGCTCCCGGAAGCTAACCACAGGTCCGTGGAACTCATGAACGCCGTTTCTCGCAAGAAACCGCATGTGTTTATCGATGCCGGGCGCCTTATTACGCAGTTCCCGGGCGTTCAGCTGTGGGTGAACCGTATTGACCCTGTGTCGGGGACGCTGTACGGGATCCAGATTTTCGAAATGGAAAAGAAGGGCGCTCCGCGAATTGTCTATGCCGATAGCGCTACGATGGATTATGTCGATAACGGGGCGACACTCATGCTCCGCCTGCGCAGTGGTGAAACGCATCTCGTCGATCCGGATGACGTAGACAATTATTTCCGTATCCGTTTCTTCTCGCAGGATTTGGCCATGCAAAACGTGGATGACCGCTTGGAACGCCGTAGCAGAAGCTACCGTAGCGACCGCGAAATGCCGGTGGAGATGATGTGGGAAGTGGTGACGGATGCCCGTAATAATTACGATACGGCTGCCGTGCAGGCAAAAACTCGCCGCTTGCCGACGCTTTTGCGCATTCGCGATTTTGTCAATGGCGATAGCATTCTTCCGGCAGATGCCAAGGGAATTCCGATGGGCGATTCATTGCAGTTTGCGCAGAGCTTGCGTAAAGTGCGTGTCCAGGAAACAGCCGCACTTCGTTCGACGGAACGTGCTTGGGGCCGCATGGAAGGTGAACTCAAGCGTGCTGCCCAGTACATGGTTGAAATCCATAAGAAGTTCAGCACCGCATTTGCATGCTTTGTATTCGTGCTGATTGGCGCTCCGCTCGGAATCATGGCGCGCAAGGGTGGCATCGGTACTGGCATTCTCTATAGCCTTGCGTTCTTCGTCATCTACTGGATTTGCCTTATCGGTGGCGAAAACCTTGCAGACCGCCTGGTTGTTTCTCCGGAACTTGCCATGTGGATTTCGAATGTCATTATCGGCGTGTTTGGCATATTCCTTACGCGAGTGATGGTGAAAGACCGTTTCTCAGGAGATTCCAAGTTCTTCCGATTCTTTAGGAAGATTGGGCGCATCTTTGGAAAAATCACGAAGAGGTTCGGATGA
- a CDS encoding LptF/LptG family permease — translation MKFSRYLIWNFLKMFLIVVCGAVLIFVVIDFVGNIKTWSAREMKSVGDYYLSYLPYILYLITPVALFIAVLASVGNMARHLEMSAMQSSGQSPFKTLLPIFFLGVLMSIGSYEMSEHWLPDANHKRFEIMETNAQKRKNPRIKEKQDFTFIDSEKNSWFFKYYSGKSKTGRDVVLLVRDRGRLVERYDVRTIRWVQTDSVTGAGFWRFENGFHRIFKKDGSVDVMPVRQKSMKGRIDTHPNDLINERQLADEMDSKMVKARIDVLRRSGEETRAMETALQFKYSAHWMNLIVLLIGAALCHRYSRSGGLSQKFGVGLLLVFSYYILERIGLKMGENGALSPFWAAWNSHFIYASLAFVMLYRSFRL, via the coding sequence ATGAAATTCTCAAGATACCTTATCTGGAACTTCCTGAAGATGTTCCTCATCGTGGTTTGCGGTGCGGTCCTCATATTTGTGGTGATTGACTTTGTCGGTAACATCAAAACGTGGTCTGCTCGCGAAATGAAGTCTGTGGGCGACTACTACTTGAGCTACCTCCCGTATATTTTGTACTTGATTACCCCGGTAGCATTGTTTATCGCGGTGCTCGCCTCCGTGGGTAATATGGCGCGCCACCTTGAAATGAGCGCTATGCAGAGTTCCGGGCAGAGTCCGTTCAAGACGCTTCTCCCGATATTCTTCCTCGGTGTCCTCATGTCGATTGGCTCGTATGAAATGAGTGAACACTGGCTTCCGGATGCAAACCACAAGCGATTTGAAATCATGGAGACGAATGCGCAGAAACGCAAGAATCCGCGCATCAAGGAAAAACAGGACTTCACGTTTATCGATAGCGAAAAAAACAGCTGGTTTTTCAAGTATTACTCGGGTAAGAGTAAAACTGGGCGAGACGTGGTCTTGCTTGTACGCGATCGAGGACGCTTGGTCGAACGTTACGATGTACGTACAATCCGCTGGGTTCAAACGGATTCAGTGACGGGGGCTGGCTTTTGGCGGTTCGAAAATGGTTTCCATCGTATCTTTAAAAAGGATGGTTCCGTCGATGTGATGCCGGTGCGTCAGAAAAGCATGAAGGGCAGAATCGATACGCACCCGAATGACTTGATTAACGAACGACAGCTTGCCGACGAAATGGATTCCAAGATGGTCAAGGCACGTATTGATGTGCTGCGGCGTTCGGGCGAAGAAACCCGCGCCATGGAGACCGCTCTCCAGTTTAAGTATTCGGCGCACTGGATGAACTTGATTGTCCTTTTGATCGGGGCTGCCCTTTGCCACCGGTATAGCCGTTCAGGGGGCCTGTCCCAGAAATTCGGTGTTGGCTTGTTGCTTGTTTTTAGCTATTATATTCTAGAGAGGATTGGTCTTAAAATGGGTGAAAACGGAGCGCTCTCGCCATTCTGGGCCGCGTGGAACAGCCACTTCATTTATGCCAGTCTCGCGTTTGTCATGTTATACCGATCATTTCGCTTGTAG